The Vescimonas coprocola genome includes a window with the following:
- a CDS encoding response regulator transcription factor, producing MKKVLVLEDESSIRSFIVINLRRAGYEVIEAGTGEEALEMLQQHSDIRVALLDVMLPGIDGFEVCRRIRATNSRIGIIMLTARSQEMDKVTGLMTGADDYVTKPFSPAELTARVDALMRRSGGSMEEHSGEISQPPFLLNTRNRTLEKNGKPVKLTQVEYSIMRMFMENPGKALSREEILDLVWGRDYFGELKIVDVNIRRLRLKIEDNATNPTFISTVWGYGYKWDA from the coding sequence ATGAAAAAAGTTCTGGTTCTGGAGGATGAATCCAGCATCCGCAGCTTTATCGTCATCAATCTGCGCCGTGCCGGTTATGAGGTCATCGAGGCAGGCACCGGCGAGGAGGCGCTGGAGATGCTGCAGCAGCACAGCGATATCCGTGTGGCGCTGCTGGATGTGATGCTCCCCGGCATCGACGGCTTCGAGGTATGCCGCCGCATCCGGGCCACCAACTCCCGCATCGGCATCATCATGCTCACCGCCCGCTCACAGGAGATGGACAAGGTCACGGGCCTGATGACCGGAGCCGACGACTACGTCACTAAGCCCTTCTCCCCCGCCGAGCTGACGGCACGGGTGGACGCCCTCATGCGCCGCAGCGGCGGCAGCATGGAGGAGCACTCCGGCGAGATCAGCCAGCCCCCCTTCCTGCTGAACACCCGCAACCGCACGCTGGAAAAGAACGGCAAGCCCGTGAAGCTGACGCAGGTGGAGTACTCCATCATGCGGATGTTCATGGAGAATCCCGGCAAGGCCCTGTCCCGTGAGGAGATTCTGGATCTGGTGTGGGGCCGGGATTACTTCGGTGAGCTGAAGATCGTGGACGTGAACATCCGCCGCCTGCGGCTGAAGATCGAGGACAACGCCACCAACCCCACTTTCATCAGCACTGTATGGGGCTACGGCTACAAGTGGGACGCCTGA